The following coding sequences are from one Salvia splendens isolate huo1 unplaced genomic scaffold, SspV2 ctg1188, whole genome shotgun sequence window:
- the LOC121788993 gene encoding uncharacterized protein LOC121788993, translating into MKFFAAFFNLKGLGNAGLAAGFGSGLRPGTFAKHKNSNAKPEKQKSLSRRGCRCVCNCPECREITQSVNAMSEHWKTVHGYNGDSFCYVCGNANVNGLACRSYEICQAPYVKTAAQRKALFADNARKMKQKWWKKD; encoded by the exons ATGAAGTTTTTCGCAGCCTTTTTCAATCTGAaag GTTTAGGGAATGCAGGATTGGCGGCTGGCTTTGGAAGTGGCTTGAGGCCTGGCACGTTTGCCAAACACAAGAACTCCAATGCAAAGCCGGAGAAGCAGAAATCCTTGTCGAGAAGAGGGTGCCGTTGCGTTTGCAACTGCCCCGAATGCAGAGAGATTACTCAATCTGTCAATGCCATGAGTGAACACTGGAAGACTGTTCACGGCTATAATGGCGACAGCTTTTGCTATGTTTGCGGTAATGCCAATGTCAATGGCCTTGCATGCCGGTCCTATGAGATCTGCCAGGCACCATATGTCAAAACCGCTGCTCAGCGCAAGGCTTTGTTTGCGGATAATGCACGCAAGATGAAACAAAAGTGGTGGAAGAAAGACTGA